The Mangifera indica cultivar Alphonso chromosome 8, CATAS_Mindica_2.1, whole genome shotgun sequence genome has a window encoding:
- the LOC123222645 gene encoding protein LONGIFOLIA 1-like, which yields MTTGIVQEQNLEKQIEKQIGCMAGFFQIFDRQQLLTGKRIYSIKRLPPTPAVDSIVDSESTVDSSPAMSRELEKPQNHQQHHHQGRSMPSPDRFRQSPVSELRSPAPEPTTIPVEIQSKLTLPLPVFEFKEGARLSWKFCKEAPRLSLDSRAVVDAKGSLKPREIRSNAAILSSNRCENNEGGTDDSEKQRRSTSVIARLMGLEPLPNSDPERAKKAELRRSASESRVSKDFYQYRFIDGVNFQLKQSHSRAVNSQNNISSNVVRQISNAGRDERAMNGRQVDPKQFTVRNVRGEPSKAPQRGGGIGQRKSFFDSMDFFPEPKQTVSIYGEIEKRLKMRGIDEPSKDLETLKQILEALQLKGLLHPKKQPSTAQTNLRNFVYDDSPIVVMKPGPNRQVQLGNDSSPSSFRSRTIGHRRNLNIYNEMSPAVSPRCDRPEFERNVRNHSQSRGRNSISPTRSETGIKSPSGRRPLSVETQRKSNESMEQGRGSPKINLRRSVSDQTSNRSPRMTKPTTEIRRKDDKVFTPAEDEKSECSISTSSQTDTERSKAEEYKEGRSLLERCDKLLHSIAEITANELQPSPVSVLDCSFYKEESSPSPVMKRSIDFKELQIESEDDLWSPAISSVESKSEDDDDFVYISDILRASNYLPEDSDVFLLLEKQQYLKGKGTSKVLKLQRRLVFDTTNEILNRKRQLPPWKIISPGHSSLQQIWSEFQKIRERDTSEDLFNVICCVLRKDLAGDAINGDCLIEMSEAVLDIERLIFKDLISETIRALAAFSGNCNPAPVLRRKLIF from the exons ATGACGACGGGGATCGTTCAAGAGCAAAATCTTGAAAAACAGATTGAAAAGCAAATTGGTTGCATGGCTGGTTTCTTTCAGATCTTCGATCGCCAACAGCTTCTCACCGGCAAACGAATCTACTCCATCAAGCGCCTCCCTCCAACTCCG GCCGTTGATTCCATAGTGGACTCAGAGAGCACTGTTGACTCGTCGCCGGCGATGTCAAGAGAATTGGAGAAGCCACAGAATCATCAGCAGCATCATCATCAAGGAAGATCAATGCCTTCACCGGATCGGTTCAGGCAATCTCCGGTGTCGGAGCTTCGGTCTCCGGCGCCGGAGCCTACAACGATTCCGGTAGAGATACAAAGTAAACTGACGCTTCCTCTTCCCGTTTTTGAATTCAAGGAAGGTGCAAGGTTGTCATGGAAATTCTGCAAAGAAGCTCCTCGCCTTTCTCTCGATAGCAGAGCCGTTGTCGACGCTAAAGGAAGCCTAAAACCGAGAGAGATCCGTTCAAATGCAGCGATTTTATCATCAAATCGTTGCGAGAACAATGAAGGAGGCACCGATGACAGCGAGAAGCAGCGTCGGTCCACAAGTGTAATCGCGAGACTCATGGGACTCGAACCATTGCCAAATTCGGATCCGGAACGGGCCAAAAAAGCTGAGCTAAGAAGATCCGCTTCAGAATCTAGAGTATCCAAGGACTTCTATCAATACCGGTTCATCGATGGAGTCAATTTTCAGTTAAAACAGTCGCATTCGCGGGCGGTGAACTCGCAGAACAACATTTCGAGCAATGTAGTGAGACAAATTAGTAATGCAGGTAGAGATGAGCGTGCAATGAATGGAAGACAAGTAGATCCGAAGCAGTTCACTGTACGAAATGTGAGAGGCGAGCCAAGCAAAGCACCGCAGAGGGGAGGAGGTATAGGACAAAGAAAAAGTTTCTTTGACTCTATGGATTTTTTCCCTGAGCCAAAACAGACTGTTTCCATTTATGGGGAGATTGAGAAGAGGCTTAAGATGAGAGGAATCGATGAGCCTTCGAAGGATCTCGAAACGCTAAAACAAATCCTTGAAGCATTGCAACTCAAGGGCCTTCTACACCCCAAGAAACAACCCTCCACCGCCCAGACGAATCTCAGAAACTTTGTTTACGATGATTCTCCCATCGTTGTCATGAAACCGGGGCCTAATCGGCAAGTCCAACTCGGGAATGACTCATCTCCTTCGAGTTTTAGATCGAGAACGATTGGACATCGCCggaatttaaatatctataacGAAATGTCCCCAGCGGTGAGCCCGCGGTGTGACAGACCGGAGTTTGAAAGGAATGTACGGAACCACAGCCAGAGCAGAGGCCGAAATTCTATATCTCCGACGAGGAGTGAGACCGGAATCAAGAGTCCGAGCGGGAGAAGACCTTTGAGTGTTGAGACTCAGAGGAAATCCAACGAGTCAATGGAGCAGGGAAGAGGTTCTCCCAAGATAAACCTGAGGAGGAGTGTATCGGATCAGACCTCAAACCGATCACCCAGAATGACGAAACCAACGACGGAGATTCGTCGGAAAGACGATAAAGTTTTTACTCCAGCCGAGGATGAAAAATCTGAGTGCAGCATAAGCACTTCTTCTCAAACCGATACCGAG AGATCGAAAGCGGAGGAATACAAGGAAGGAAGGAGTTTGTTAGAGAGATGTGATAAACTTCTTCACAGTATAGCAGAGATAACGGCAAATGAGTTGCAACCGAGTCCTGTTTCCGTGCTTGACTGTTCCTTTTACAAGGAGGAGTCATCTCCTTCCCCCGTTATGAAACGGAGCATTGATTTCAAAG AGTTGCAAATTGAATCAGAGGATGATTTATGGAGCCCGGCCATCTCGTCTGTTGAATCAAAAtctgaggatgatgatgattttgtttaCATTTCTGATATCCTTCGAGCATCAAATTACCTTCCCGAGGATTCAGACGTGTTTTTGTTACTAGAGAAGCAGCAGTATCTGAAGGGAAAGGGCACTTCCAAGGTCTTGAAACTCCAAAGGAGGCTTGTTTTTGATACTACCAACGAGATTCTCAATAGAAAGAGACAACTCCCTCCATGGAAAATTATCTCTCCTGGACATTCATCCTTGCAACAAATTTGGTCTGAATTTCAGAAAATCCGTGAGAGGGACACTTCAGAGGACTTGTTTAATGTCATTTGTTGTGTGCTGAGAAAAGATCTTGCTGGGGATGCAATCAATGGGGATTGCCTGATTGAGATGTCAGAGGCTGTCCTTGACATTGAACGATTAATCTTTAAAGATTTGATCAGTGAAACCATCCGGGCTCTTGCGGCATTTTCTGGGAATTGCAATCCAGCGCCTGTGCTCCGTAGAAAGTTAATATTCTGA